In a genomic window of Caloenas nicobarica isolate bCalNic1 chromosome 1, bCalNic1.hap1, whole genome shotgun sequence:
- the STARD10 gene encoding START domain-containing protein 10, with the protein MSGRDSVQIPDDRDFGAFRAECESERGWSLTYSKGGVAVWVQLLEPERSLHKIKCRMECKDVPAATLYDVLHDIEYRKKWDSNVIETFDIGRLTVNSDVGYYAWRCPKPLKNRDVITLRSWLPMGTDYIIMNYSVKHPKYPPRKDMVRAVSIQTGYLIEGTGANSCTITYLAQVDPKGSLPKWVVNKSSQFLAPKAMKKMYKACLKYPEWKAKHEPQFKPWLYPEQSRLPPLPLAELSLQHADSLENIDESALAEGRDERGDASDEDSVN; encoded by the exons ATGTCGGGGCGCGACAGCGTCCAGATCCCCGACGACCGGGACTTCGGGGCGTTCCGGGCGGAGTGCGAGTCGGAGCGCGGCTGGAGCTTGACCTACAGCAAGGGGGGGGTCGCGGTCTgggtgcagctgctggagcccgAGCGCTCCCTCCATAAGATCAAG TGCAGGATGGAGTGCAAGGACGTGCCAGCCGCCACGCTGTACGACGTGCTGCACGACATCGAGTACCGCAAGAAATGGGACAGCAACGTCATCGAGACCTTCGACATCGGGAGGCTCACGGTCAACTCTGACGTGGGCTACTatgcct ggaggtgtcccaaGCCCCTGAAGAACCGGGATGTCATCACGCTGCGCTCCTGGCTGCCCATGGGCACCGACTACATCATCATGAATTATTCCGTCAAGCACCCG AAGTACCCCCCCCGCAAGGACATGGTGCGTGCGGTCTCCATCCAGACGGGTTATCTGATCGAGGGCACGGGTGCCAACAGCTGCACCATCACCTACCTGGCCCAGGTGGACCCCAAAG GCTCCCTCCCCAAGTGGGTGGTGAACAAATCCTCGCAGTTCCTGGCCCCTAAG GCGATGAAGAAGATGTACAAGGCGTGTCTGAAGTACCCGGAGTGGAAGGCGAAGCACGAGCCGCAGTTCAAGCCGTGGCTGTACCCCGAGCAGAGCCGcctgccgccgctgccgctggccgagctgtccctgcagcacgCCGACTCCCTGGAGAACATCGACGAGAGCGCCCTGGCCGAGGGCAGGGACGAGCGCGGCGACGCCAGCGATGAGGACAGCGTCAATTAg